A single window of Drosophila suzukii chromosome 3, CBGP_Dsuzu_IsoJpt1.0, whole genome shotgun sequence DNA harbors:
- the dikar gene encoding protein split ends isoform X2, protein MVSTFIGLLDIQSWWEIPCISHFCSLFSSAFDLPDIDIEDLESALLSDGTSDEDQVALVPELIVRLLKGCDALQSVAKEITHSNYQMFLRRFLRQQCRLHQTENHFDTDIDFQSLPVRKRLHILHDLCHFRLDSADVQVILSNLEADSLRVEPLGYDAKNSGYWYFYGTRLYREDKATGGAAASSSGSGCGGASSGGASSSKGIGSNGTVWQVICFTEEDWQNLAAKFKTSTNAKERELFHILDDNFLPKLPQLFRERERLRRRKLLQVRNSSRIRNIAELKARQEEERLRREEERQRRERENLYQERQNANWVAPPHQQQQQQQLQQQQQQSQQRTRRRSQSTSTASGISTYASSLRRTTTTNSSEFLCHRETFCLSPENDEDDDDENDEDEALDAEQQPEQQQQQEEQQPEEEQRQEPEELLAASATGDDFPSPETPNSQTPAELKSKSSHHHHHHHHHKKKKSGKKQKKRHHRDRDRERDREHHHHHRRRHKHASEAEEGEDDNNNHNSNSNSNSNTNSTSSNNSAQPKRRRSGQQHHQPERAQPTTSLSPEDKENFCRQLQLLDTNSAAIAVATSIADLSLPSPVAHDSESEQDEQPAAVEPQPPTVASSMAPAANVKLPGRQTNNSLSSLTGNIFIPGGSAQQTQQQPSQQQPSQEPQSSSSSSHSGTNNTASTVRSKKQKAVLNSSGSSSTSKVADKADRNLSKAEAGKSKKSAAGSSASSSSSKAERNSGAYSDKSGDDNSKHKSKSHHSLTHINNNNNNNNHTTNATSTSQQHHPVTTNNNSTYNSSNHANILSFTETEEVLQIGMHKVLVYVKNHRDAWPFVDPVDEDIAPRYYSIIRRPMDLLKMEDKLDSGEYHKFNEFRNDFRLIVNNCRLYNGHNNEYTEMVNNLQDAFEKATKKYFDNLSDDEDDDPNLSYPAADSKMNVFREKYFSKKAKEETEKDAPGRVESSADEDLTEIEAEAPQKALKRKRKEKDKRRKKKTKSKADLETDDEDLEIEREPTPPPPPPPPPASKKSKSGKVAKEKEKDKEREKDKEKDKDKETTSSKRGRKTKGEKSSSKPSKQQQKTKKGAKKTAPESDLESDPSDSRESEDYSDDDHISLAKTKSLIKPTARTIAAQKKKSVPAESKVKMPTPVKRQVKGKGKGGRKVKDDSLDSEQSDVDVKKQLPPTAAAALAESAADLEEDADDQPAREDDDEDSSRSRSMSPFKVDLHKKYSKSALNDDLSELLTTVKKVPTAETTKLSARHQDEANADKERSSRESDGDFKSLSSSRASSEERPPVAKKGKKVENSKKEKEKKSRDKDKDKDKDKDKDKDKDKDKDKDKDKDKDKSRSAKHKKGKEDSPVSAAAAAAAAEQAELEMLLPFMDKYDVIKFRRSRAALSGSSASNSIAPSEDSKPASTKSSRESKKPAAKREKSPEPVEHKRGRKSKDQKRSKESDKPEKPEKASKVDSEKQAEKSKKKEEQPKVAEKPPREKSPAPVAPSETIKEPPAPTPAPPTPAPSKTKEATSKTAAKKRADKQMPPPPKPADKPSEKGSGKKASSKKAAQKAAGQPQTNNNTNLEALDVETEQTLKDINRWLEHTPRFTEFSSASNSPSRYNLLDDFDSGIGSKLDAADFRRPVALAAPKAELVPTKLAEALNELVSEPKEAASKSESESVAPTPSSVSSSCGTPPHSMHSGNSIGSTSATAASSSNCSNNSMPTPLPVVAPPTPTPAPPPLLPIPKPKEPSTTQLILNPPPPPHIKQQLAKEAKRKSLKEKQAAQAAQAQQVKAKTNVMRTIERLQPGKAKGNLLQNVAGKSTEESGDSHSGANPVATKVKELKNALITETCEGAPKLSLGTVLKTQDFTLGKSLEEMSGKKATDEDDSPNEETKSENPSTPTTPNKEPPKPFEALLELSKIGKSSDTAKTEASQKEKPNLSAWLKAFGGPKVSKKSEEEDKQQTASQDLQADAKVAPPAHSPAGDNFSLPTVMRQRKPSTGSTNSERSSFSQDPDSPRIAIDERYGSYAAGSYTSPIGASPIGASPIMVSPKPNDDMGKPASPYPLNGAIKVGFYQDTTTKSSPDKSCSPREMNSPYPQYSQHIYSSASSPNVSTPDMSGTSPYGGGNSYNPSGSEASKTPAYSSTSPLPIYDQYKQPRSQESDYNSSMSPSTPNPHSPYQQPQSSPYTTPQQSQSTHPSPYHGQSPYHQQQHSPYHPPAAQQQQQQQSSQPSHSPASHQQALSPMHSVESPASSAATQPPTPLAQSPAEQQHSPYQQPVLSPYQQPQQQVQPPVVPPVQPATSAVASTPLSNNGYGSTHDSYQQLQQQQRSLYNPATLINPLPAAASSTASITKPNNDWSLNRSLLPPSITNTVNQATQQQQQQAGQLQQQPPMQQATQQQLQATSQQQQQLQSTPPQQQQQLQTPQQQQQLQAPQQQQQQLQAPQQQQQQLQTPQQQQTQQQQQQQVLGHQQQHKPKYPTYAQYQSTNAAANAAAAADAVDTLQQQQQQQQQQQKIVPPTYGSDMATFMQQMQQPPKTDTLINPLKRPGEEIGMDYSGNAANKMPKIDETPAQQPQLQQQQQQQQQTQNQTQSLLNKQQQMFNSFLGSMAFGKPIGNIAPDKAFEMYNRAAAMGFPKDFAKDNSCQLQQQQQQQQSPQVAANKQQTSQQTQPQPQQQSQQTQPHLTQLQAALSQSYQQPQQQQQTQAQKLPQQQQQQQQQSQQLNYQQQQAQLNHNYTAQQQQAAVPDKPPATQSSVAAAVSGDMSSNMINLPSTAHQHHLSQTHHLAAYNKPTPPPPQTYSNPLMQSMLGYAGNYFDKTMPPAAHMYSASSSAATAYGNPAQQLPGNYVPGNNNPAHQQQQQPPQQQQAPAVAPAEVKAPAKRGRKKKAATIAAEAAAAAAKQQQQQQHQAQQQQQVAAQQQHQQQQQVAAQQQQQQQQQVAAQQQQQHQAMPQYNMPQSVASVSAAVATNNQLQAHAQALHQGFQLYAGLKSGGVSSPVGSSAATPATSGTTSNQTAADAAAISLKTSTGGMVPGSAFNFAPTPGALGLYGDQAAAASSYLDQFRDAPNPYYMPPAPAHSGASSNPSGNAADKSQNPLNSAAGSYPFLAAAHPSSRAAAAAAAYPFADANSQLYQQYLRRDDFHTRMIFNQSLLGGPAAAAAAAGYGQPPPPPSAYQRAALGMPKPYDINRQSWF, encoded by the exons atggTTTCTACTTTTATTGGTCTATTAG ACATTCAATCATGGTGGGAGATACCGTGTATTTCGCATTTCTGTTCATTGTTTAGTTCCGCCTTTGATCTGCCCGACATTGACATCGAG GACCTCGAATCGGCGCTGCTCTCCGATGGTACCAGCGATGAGGATCAGGTCGCCCTAGTGCCCGAGTTAATTGTGCGCCTGCTCAAGGGCTGCGATGCGCTACAGTCGGTAGCCAAGGAAATCACACACAGCAACTATCAGATGTTCTTGCGTCGCTTCCTGCGCCAACAGTGTCGCCTGCACCAGACCGAGAATCATTTCGACACGGACATTGACTTCCAGTCGCTGCCCGTGCGCAAGCGCCTGCACATCCTGCACGATCTGTGCCACTTCCGCCTGGACTCGGCCGATGTGCAGGTCATCCTCAGCAACCTAGAGGCGGACAGTCTGCGCGTGGAGCCCCTGGGCTACGACGCCAAGAACTCCGGCTACTGGTACTTCTACGGCACGCGGCTCTATCGCGAGGACAAGGCCACCGGCGGAGCGGCAGCCTCCAGTTCGGGATCGGGTTGCGGCGGAGCCTCATCTGGCGGAGCATCGAGCAGCAAGGGCATCGGCAGCAACGGCACCGTCTGGCAGGTCATCTGCTTCACCGAGGAGGACTGGCAGAACTTGGCCGCCAAGTTCAAGACCTCGACGAACGCCAAGGAGCGCGAACTATTTCACATACTCGATGACAACTTTCTGCCCAAGTTGCCGCAGCTTTTCCGCGAGCGTGAGCGTTTGAGGCGGAGAAA ACTTTTGCAAGTGCGCAACTCTAGTCGCATTCGCAACATCGCGGAGTTGAAGGCGCGCCAGGAGGAGGAACGCCTGCGTCGCGAGGAGGAGCGCCAGCGTCGGGAGCGGGAGAATCTCTACCAGGAGCGGCAAAACGCGAACTGGGTGGCACCGCCgcaccaacagcagcagcagcagcaactacaacaacagcagcagcagtcccAACAGCGAACACGCAGACG ATCCCAATCAACTTCGACGGCTAGTGGTATTTCAACCTACGCAAGCTCCCTCAGACGAACTACCACAACTAATTCGAGCGAATTTCTGTGCCACAGGGAAACCTTCTGCCTCTCACCAGAAAACGACgaagacgacgacgacgaaAACGACGAGGACGAGGCCCTCGACGCGGAGCAGCAGCCagaacaacagcagcagcaagaaGAGCAGCAGCCAGAGGAGGAGCAGCGGCAGGAACCAGAGGAATTATTAGCTGCCTCAGCAACTGGCGACGATTTTCCCTCTCCAGAAACGCCGAATTCGCAAACGCCGGCGGAATTGAAGAGCAAGAGTAgtcaccaccaccaccatcatcatcaccacAAAAAGAAAAAGTCGGGCAAGAAGCAGAAAAAGCGACACCATCGAGATAGAGATCGTGAGCGGGACCGCGagcaccatcatcatcatcggcgGCGACACAAGCATGCTTCAGAGGCAGAGGAGGGCGAGGACGACAACAAtaaccacaacagcaacagcaatagcaacagcaacaccaatagcaccagcagcaacaatagTGCCCAGCCCAAGCGACGACGAAGTGGCCAGCAGCACCATCAGCCAGAAAGAGCCCAGCCCACTACTTCTCTAAGTCCCGAGGACAAGGAGAACTTCTGTAGGCAGCTGCAACTTTTGGACACCAATTCGGCGGCCATTGCGGTGGCCACAAGCATTGCCGATCTCAGTCTGCCCTCGCCGGTGGCACATGACAGCGAATCGGAGCAGGACGAGCAGCCGGCAGCAGTGGAACCACAGCCACCAACAGTAGCTTCTTCAATGGCGCCAGCGGCAAATGTGAAGTTGCCCGGCAGGCAGACAAACAATTCGCTGAGTTCGCTGACAGGAAACATATTCATACCGGGAGGAAGCGCCCAACAAACGCAGCAGCAACcatcgcagcagcagccatcGCAGGAGCCACAGagcagcagtagcagcagcCACAGCGGCACGAACAACACCGCCAGCACGGTGCGCTCCAAGAAACAGAAGGCTGTGCTTAACAGCAGCgggagcagcagcaccagcaaaGTGGCGGACAAGGCGGATCGGAACCTGAGCAAGGCGGAGGCGGGCAAGTCCAAGAAGTCGGCGGCGGGCTCATCGGCATCCTCATCGTCCAGCAAGGCGGAGCGGAACAGCGGTGCCTACTCGGACAAGAGTGGCGATGA TAACAGCAAACATAAATCCAAATCGCACCACTCCCTAACCCatatcaacaacaacaacaacaataataatcaCACAACAAATGCAACAAGCACATCACAACAACACCACCCAGTAACCACAAACAACAATTCAACGTACAACTCCTCCAATCATGCGAATATTCTTAGCTTCACCGAAACGGAGGAGGTCCTGCAAATCGGAATGCACAAGGTGCTCGTCTACGTGAAGAACCATCGGGATGCCTGGCCATTTGTGGATCCCGTCGATGAGGACATAGCACCGCGCTATTACTCGATCATCAGGAG ACCCATGGACCTTTTGAAGATGGAGGACAAGCTGGACAGCGGGGAATATCATAAATTCAATGAATTCCGCAACGACTTTCGCTTGATTGTCAACAACTGCAGATTATACAATGGGCACAATAATG AATACACTGAGATGGTTAACAATCTGCAGGATGCTTtcgagaaggccaccaaaaaatactttgataaTCTCTCCGACGACGAGGACGATGATCCCAATCTAAGCTATCCCGCCGCCGACTCCAAAATGAACGTGTTTCGCGAGAAGTACTTCAGCAAGAAGGCCAAGGAGGAGACGGAGAAGGATGCGCCGGGTCGTGTGGAAAGCAGCGCCGACGAGGATCTCACCGAGATCGAAGCGGAGGCCCCTCAAAAAGCCCTAAAACGCAAGCGTAAGGAAAAAGACAAAAGGCGCAAAAAGAAGACCAAGAGTAAGGCGGATCTGGAAACGGATGATGAGGATTTGGAGATTGAGCGAGAGCCAACgcctccacctccaccaccTCCTCCGCCAGCAAGCAAGAAAAGCAAATCGGGCAAGGTGGCCaaggaaaaggaaaaagaTAAGGAACGAGAGAAAGATAAGGAGAAGGACAAGGACAAGGAGACCACATCATCTAAGCGGGGACGTAAGACCAAGGGCGAAAAGTCCTCTTCAAAACCCAGCAAACAGCAGCAAAAGACCAAAAAGGGCGCCAAAAAGACGGCGCCCGAATCGGACCTGGAATCGGATCCAAGCGACAGCCGCGAGAGCGAGGACTACAGCGATGATGACCACATATCGTTGGCTAAAACCAAATCGCTGATTAAACCCACAGCCCGAACGATAGCGGCACAGAAGAAAAAATCTGTGCCCGCTGAGTCCAAAGTAAAGATGCCCACGCCAGTGAAACGCCAGGTGAAAGGCAAGGGAAAGGGTGGACGTAAGGTAAAGGACGACTCACTGGACAGCGAGCAGTCTGATGTGGATGTCAAGAAACAGCTGCCACCAACGGCAGCTGCCGCCCTAGCCGAATCCGCCGCCGACCTGGAAGAAGATGCCGATGATCAGCCTGCGCGGGAAGACGATGATGAGGACAGCTCACGGTCTCGCAGCATGTCCCCTTTCAAGGTTGATCTCCACAAGAAATACTCAAAAAGTGCCCTTAACGATGATCTCTCCGAACTGCTGACCACCGTAAAAAAGGTTCCTACAGCGGAAACCACTAAGCTAAGTGCTCGGCATCAGGATGAAGCGAATGCGGATAAGGAGAGATCTTCCCGAGAGTCTGACGGGGACTTTAAATCCCTGAGCAGCAGTCGGGCCAGCTCCGAAGAGCGTCCGCCGGTGgcaaaaaaagggaaaaaggTGGAGAACTCGAAAAAGGAGAAAGAAAAGAAGAGCAGGGATAAAGACAAGGATAAGGATAAGGATAAGGATAAAGATAAGGATAAGGATAAGGATAAGGACAAAGATAAGGACAAGGACAAGGATAAATCCCGCAGCGCCAAGCACAAGAAGGGCAAGGAGGATTCCCCAGTCTCGGCAGCCGCCGCTGCAGCCGCAGCCGAGCAGGCTGAACTGGAGATGCTGCTGCCTTTCATGGACAAGTACGATGTGATCAAGTTCCGACGTAGTCGTGCCGCCCTTAGTGGCTCCAGTGCCTCCAACTCGATAGCTCCCTCCGAGGACTCCAAGCCAGCAAGTACCAAGAGCAGTAGGGAGAGCAAAAAACCCGCAGCGAAGCGGGAAAAGTCGCCTGAACCTGTGGAACACAAGCGCGGGCGGAAGAGCAAAGACCAAAAGCGATCAAAGGAGTCGGATAAGCCTGAAAAACCTGAAAAAGCCTCGAAAGTCGACTCCGAGAAACAGGCCGAAAAGTCAAAGAAAAAGGAGGAGCAACCCAAAGTGGCGGAAAAACCTCCAAGAGAAAAATCGCCTGCACCGGTAGCTCCTTCAGAAACCATAAAAGAACCTCCAGCCCCAACTCCCGCACCACCCACACCAGCGCCCAGTAAGACAAAGGAAGCCACAAGTAAAACGGCAGCTAAGAAAAGAGCCGACAAGCAAATGCCGCCGCCTCCGAAGCCGGCCGATAAACCAAGTGAAAAGGGGTCTGGCAAGAAAGCTTCCAGCAAAAAGGCAGCCCAAAAAGCAGCGGGCCAACCGCAAACAAACAATAACACAAATCTCGAAGCGTTGGACGTGGAAACAGAGCAGACGCTCAAAGACATAAATCGCTGGCTGGAGCACACGCCTCGGTTTACAGAGTTCAGTTCGGCTAGCAATTCACCATCCCGATATAATCTGTTGGATGATTTCGACTCCGGAATCGGTAGTAAACTGGATGCGGCCGATTTTCGACGACCAGTGGCATTGGCTGCTCCAAAAGCGGAACTGGTGCCTACTAAATTGGCAGAGGCTCTCAATGAGCTGGTGAGCGAACCAAAGGAGGCAGCTAGcaaatcggaatcggaatctgTGGCCCCCACGCCGAGCAGTGTAAGCAGCAGCTGTGGAACTCCACCGCATTCAATGCACTCTGGAAACTCCATTGGAAGCACCTCCGCCACTGCGGCCTCCAGTTCGAATTGCTCTAATAATTCGATGCCCACTCCCTTACCCGTGGTAGCTCCTCCGACGCCAACGCCTGCTCCTCCACCACTGCTCCCGATTCCAAAACCAAAAGAGCCGAGTACCACCCAACTCATCCTCAATCCACCACCTCCGCCACACATCAAACAGCAGCTGGCAAAGGAGGCCAAGCGCAAGTCCCTGAAAGAAAAGCAGGCGGCTCAAGCGGCCCAGGCTCAGCAGGTGAAAGCCAAGACGAATGTGATGAGGACAATCGAACGGCTCCAACCAGGCAAAGCAAAGGGAAATCTCTTGCAGAATGTAGCTGGCAAGTCAACGGAGGAAAGTGGAGACTCTCACTCTGGTGCAAATCCAGTTGCCACCAAGGTCAAGGAGCTGAAGAATGCTCTCATCACAGAAACATGCGAGGGAGCACCCAAACTAAGTTTGGGTACGGTTCTTAAAACACAGGACTTTACATTGGGCAAAAGCCTTGAGGAAATGTCAGGAAAGAAAGCCACGGATGAAGATGATAGTCCAAATGAGGAAACCAAATCGGAGAATCCTTCGACACCCACAACACCAAACAAAGAGCCACCAAAACCATTTGAAGCTCTTCTCGAACTCAGCAAAATTGGCAAATCCTCAGATACGGCAAAAACCGAAGCCAGTCAAAAGGAGAAGCCCAATCTCAGCGCATGGCTCAAAGCTTTCGGTGGTCCGAAGGTAAGCAAAAAGTCCGAGGAGGAGGACAAGCAACAGACGGCTTCCCAGGATCTTCAAGCTGATGCAAAGGTGGCCCCGCCAGCTCATTCGCCTGCTGGGGATAACTTCTCCCTGCCAACGGTAATGCGCCAAAGGAAGCCGAGTACCGGCAGCACGAATTCAGAGAGAAGTTCCTTTAGCCAGGATCCTGATTCCCCAAGAATAGCCATCGATGAGCGCTATGGATCCTATGCAGCTGGCTCTTATACTTCTCCAATTGGTGCCTCACCCATTGGAGCATCTCCCATAATGGTTTCTCCCAAGCCCAATGATGATATGGGAAAACCAGCCTCTCCTTATCCCCTCAATGGAGCCATCAAAGTGGGTTTCTACCAGGACACCACGACCAAGAGCAGTCCGGACAAGAGCTGCAGTCCCAGGGAGATGAATTCTCCGTATCCCCAGTACTCCCAGCATATCTACTCCTCCGCCTCTTCGCCTAATGTGTCCACCCCGGATATGAGTGGGACATCACCTTATGGAGGTGGGAACAGTTACAATCCCTCGGGCTCAGAGGCGTCCAAGACCCCGGCCTACTCTTCCACATCCCCGCTTCCTATTTACGACCAATACAAGCAGCCACGCTCCCAGGAATCGGATTACAACTCCTCGATGAGTCCGAGCACCCCGAACCCACATTCGCCATACCAACAGCCCCAGAGTTCTCCGTACACCACACCGCAGCAATCGCAATCGACGCACCCATCACCATATCATGGCCAGTCGCCgtaccaccagcagcagcactcACCATATCATCCACCCGCCgctcagcagcagcagcaacagcaatcCTCGCAGCCTTCACACAGTCCGGCGTCCCATCAGCAGGCTCTCAGTCCTATGCATAGTGTGGAATCGCCTGCCTCCTCGGCAGCAACGCAACCACCCACGCCGCTGGCTCAGTCACCGGCGGAACAGCAGCACTCGCCGTATCAGCAGCCCGTGCTGTCACCTTACCAGCAACCGCAGCAACAGGTGCAGCCGCCCGTTGTTCCGCCAGTACAACCTGCAACAAGTGCTGTGGCTTCAACGC CTCTGAGCAACAATGGTTATGGGTCCACTCATGATAGCTACCAGCAACTTCAGCAGCAACAGCGATCCTTGTATAATCCAGCCACTTTGATTAATCCTCTGCCGGCTGCTGCTTCTTCAACCGCATCAATAACAAAGCCCAATAATGACTGGAGTCTGAATCGCAGCCTTTTGCCGCCGAGTATAACCAATACTGTAAACCAGGCcacacagcagcagcagcagcaagcTGGCCAAttacagcagcagccaccaatGCAACAGGCAACGCAGCAACAGTTGCAAGCAACAagccaacagcagcagcaattgCAGTCAACACCGCctcaacagcaacaacaattgcAAACAccacagcaacagcaacaattgCAAGCACctcagcaacaacagcagcaattACAGGCAccacagcaacagcagcaacagttgcAGACACCTCAGCAACAGCAgacacagcagcagcaacaacaacaggtGCTGGgccatcagcagcagcataAACCGAAATATCCAACCTATGCGCAATACCAGTCGACTAATGCCGCAGCTAAtgcagcagccgcagcagaTGCAGTGGATACtttgcaacaacaacaacaacaacagcagcagcagcaaaagaTTGTGCCGCCGACGTACGGCAGTGATATGGCCACATTTATGCAGCAAATGCAACAGCCTCCCAAAACAGATACCCTGATAAATCCTCTAAAACGACCTGGAGAGGAAATTGGTATGGACTACAGTGGAAATGCGGCGAATAAAATGCCAAAAATAGACGAGACTCCTGCTCAGCAGCCGCaattgcagcagcaacaacaacagcagcaacaaaccCAGAACCAAACGCAATCCCTGCTTAACAAGCAACAGCAAATGTTTAATAGTTTCCTGGGTTCCATGGCTTTTGGAAAACCAATAGGAAACATTGCACCGGATAAGGCATTTGAAATGTACAACCGAGCGGCTGCCATGGGTTTCCCCAAAGACTTTGCCAAGGACAACAGTTGtcagctgcagcagcaacaacaacagcagcagtcGCCACAAGTTGCCGCAAACAAACAGCAGACGAGTCAGCAGACGCAGCCCCAGCCCCAGCAGCAATCCCAGCAGACGCAGCCACATCTTACACAGCTTCAGGCAGCTCTTAGTCAAAGCTACCAacaaccacagcagcagcagcaaacgCAGGCTCAAAAGttaccgcagcagcagcagcaacaacagcaacagtcGCAACAACTTAactaccagcaacagcaaGCACAGCTTAACCACAACTATACCGCACAGCAACAGCAAGCAGCAGTGCCGGACAAACCTCCCGCAACGCAGTCcagtgttgctgctgctgtgagCGGCGACATGAGCAGCAATATGATTAACCTGCCCTCGACCGCCCACCAGCATCATCTCAGTCAGACGCATCACCTGGCCGCCTACAACAAACCCACACCGCCTCCTCCCCAAACCTACAGCAATCCCTTGATGCAATCTATGCTGGGCTATGCGGGAAACTATTTTGACAAGACCATGCCGCCGGCAGCTCATATGTACAGTGCCTCAAGTTCCGCGGCCACGGCTTACGGAAATCCGGCGCAGCAGCTGCCCGGTAACTATGTTCCCGGCAACAACAATCCCgctcatcagcagcagcagcagccgccaCAACAGCAGCAAGCTCCTGCAGTTGCCCCAGCTGAAGTCAAAGCTCCAGCGAAAAGGGGAAGGAAGAAGAAGGCAGCCACAATTGCAGCAGAAGCAGCGGCTGCGGCAGccaagcagcagcaacaacagcagcatcaagcccaacagcaacaacaggtggccgcccagcagcagcatcagcagcagcaacaagtggcagcccagcagcagcagcagcagcaacaacaagtggccgcccaacagcagcagcagcaccaagCCATGCCGCAATACAATATGCCGCAGTCGGTGGCCTCCGTTTCTGCCGCTGTTGCCACCAATAATCAGCTGCAGGCGCATGCGCAGGCGCTGCACCAAGGCTTCCAATTGTATGCGGGTCTTAAGTCCGGAGGAGTATCTTCGCCAGTGGGCAGCTCAGCAGCCACGCCGGCAACTAGTGGAACCACCAGCAATCAGACGGCGGCCGATGCGGCAGCCATTTCATTGAAAACCTCAACAGGTGGAATGGTTCCAGGGAGTGCCTTCAACTTTGCGCCTACGCCAGGAGCTCTGGGCTTGTACGGAGACCAAGCAGCGGCAGCTAGCAGTTATCTGGATCAATTCAGAGACGCACCCAATCCATACTATATGCCACCAGCGCCGGCCCATAGTGGAGCGTCTTCAAACCCAAGTGGGAATGCAGCGGACAAGAGTCAAAACCCACTGAACTCGGCAGCCGGATCGTATCCCTTCTTGGCGGCGGCACATCCTTCCTCGCGGGCAGCAGCGGCCGCGGCTGCTTATCCGTTTGCGGATGCCAACTCGCAGCTGTATCAGCAGTACCTGCGTCGTGATGACTTCCACACGCGAATGATCTTCAACCAAAGTCTGCTGGGTGGGccagcagcggcggcggcggcagccGGATATGGACAGCCACCACCGCCGCCATCCGCCTATCAACGCGCCGCACTGGGCATGCCCAAGCCGTATGATATAAACCGGCAGTCATGGTTTTAG